Proteins encoded together in one Triticum dicoccoides isolate Atlit2015 ecotype Zavitan chromosome 7B, WEW_v2.0, whole genome shotgun sequence window:
- the LOC119337873 gene encoding cytochrome b-c1 complex subunit 8-like: MGKMPVRMKAVVYALSPFQQQVMPGLWKDITTKIHHKVSENWISATLLITPVVGTYQYAMWYKEQEKLSHRY, from the exons ATGGGGAAGATGCCGGTGCGGATGAAGGCGGTGGTGTACGCCCTGTCGCCGTTCCAGCAGCAGGTGATGCCGGGCCTGTGGAAGGACATCACCACCAAGATCCACCACAAGGTCTCCGAGAACTGGATCTCCGCCACGCTCCTCATCACCCCCGTCGTCGGCACCTACCA GTATGCGATGTGGTACAAGGAGCAGGAGAAGCTGTCCCACAGATACTAA